A region of the Burkholderia savannae genome:
GGAAGTGGCTCTTCGTCTATCCGGATCTCGGCATTGCTTCGGTGAACCAACTGGCGGTGCCTGTCGGCACGCCGATCAATTTCCGGATCACGTCCGATTCGGTGATGAACTCGTTCTTCATTCCGCAGCTCGGCACGCAGGTCTACGCGATGGCCGGCATGCAGACGCGCCTGCACCTGATCGCCGACGAGCCGGGCGACTTCGCCGGGATCTCCGCGAACTACAGCGGCCGCGGCTTCTCCGACATGAAGTTCCGCACGCTCGCGACGTCGCGCGACGCGTTCGACGCGTGGGTCGCGAAGGTGCGCGCGTCGGCCGACCGGCTCGACATGAGCGCGTACGGCCAGCTCGCGCAGCCGAGCGAGAAGCAGCCCGTGCGCTACTACTCGACGATCGACCCTCGGCTCTTTCACAACATCATCGCGAAGTACAACAACGGCCACGTCCTCGATCTGACGGACGCCGCCTGTCGGACGAAGGGGTAACGCATGTTCGGTAAATTGACGCTTTCTGCCATCCCGTTCGATCAGCCGATCGTCATGGGCGCGGCCGTGTTCATGGCGCTCGTCGCGCTCTCGGTCGTCGGCACGCTGACCTACACGAAGCGCTGGAAATGGCTGTGGTCCGAGTGGCTGACGACCGTCGACCACAAGAAGCTCGGCGTGATGTACATCATCGTCGCGCTGATCATGCTGCTGCGCGGCTTCGCCGACGCCGTGATGATGCGCCTGCAGCTCGCGCTCGCATACAACGGCCCGGGCTACCTGCCGCCGCATCATTACGATCAGATCTTCACCGCGCACGGCGTCATCATGATCTTCTTCATGGCGATGGCGTTCATGATCGGTCTGATGAACATCATCGTGCCGCTGCAGATCGGCGCGCGCGACGTCGCGTTCCCGTTCATCAATTCGCTGAGCTTCTGGATGACGGCGGTCAGCGCGATCCTGATCAACATCTCGCTTGTCGTCGGCGAATTCGCGCAAACGGGCTGGCTCGCGTATCCGCCGCTGTCGGAGCTGCAGTTCAGTCCGGGCGTCGGCGTCGATTACTACTTGTGGGCGCTGCAGATATCCGGCGTCGGCACGTTGCTCACGGGCGTGAACTTCTTCGTGACCATCCTGCGGATGCGCGCGCCCGGCATGACGCTGATGAAGATGCCCGTGTTCACGTGGACCGCGCTCTGCACGAACGTCCTCATCATGGCGTCGTTCCCGATCCTGACGGTCACGCTCGCGCTCCTCGGCCTCGACCGTTACCTCGGCATGCACTTCTTCACGAACGATGCCGGCGGCAACGCGATGCTGTATCTGAACCTGATCTGGGCGTGGGGCCATCCGGAGGTCTATATCCTGATCCTGCCTGCGTTCGGGATCTTCTCGGAAGTGGTCGCGACCTACGCGAAGAAGCCGCTTTTCGGCTACAAGACGATGGTTTATGCGTCGTGCGCGATCATGGTGCTGTCGTTCCTCGTGTGGCTGCACCACTTCTTCACGATGGGCTCGGGCGCGAACGTGAACGCGTTTTTCGGGATCATGACGATGGTGATCGCGATTCCGACCGGCGTGAAAGTGTTCAACTGGCTGTTCACGATCTATCGCGGCCGGCTCGAATTCTCGACGCCGGTTCTCTGGACGATCGGCTTCATGGTGACGTTCACGCTCGGCGGGATGACGGGCGTGATGATGGCGATCCCCGGCGCGGACTTCGTGCTGCACAACAGCCTGTTCCTGATCGCGCACTTCCACAACGTGATCATCGGCGGCGTGCTGTTCGGCTATCTCGCGGGCTTCAACTACTGGTTCCCGAAGGTGTTCGGCTTCAAGCTGAACGAGAAGCTCGGCCGGGCCGCGTTCTGGTTCTGGCAGGTCGGCTTCTACGTCGCGTTCGTGCCGCTCTACGTGCTCGGCTTCATGGGCATGACGCGCCGCCTGAATCATTACGACAACCCCGCGTGGCATCCGTGGCTCATCGTCGCCGCATGCGGCGCCGCGTTGATCGCGATCGGCATCGCGTGCCAGCTGCTGCAGCTCGTCGTCAGCCTGCGCGATCGCAAGCAGCCCGAGAACCGCGATTTCACGGGCGACCCGTGGGGCGGCCGCACGCTCGAATGGGCGACGTCGTCGCCGCCGCCCGCGTACAACTTCGCGACGATTCCGCGCGTGCACGCGCTCGACGAATTCGCGTACCGCAAGGAGCGCGGCCTCGGCATCGGCAAGCAGGCGGAGTATCGCGACATCCACATGCCGTCGAACACGAGCGCGGGACTGTTCGTCGGCGTGTTCAGCCTCGTGCTCGGCTTCGCGGCGGTATGGCACATCTGGTGGCTCGCGATCGCGGCGCTCGTCGGCATCGTCGCGACGGTGATCGCGCATAGCGCGAGCGACAACGACGGCTATTACATCCCGGCCGAAGCCGTGCGCAAGATCGAGGAAAAACGCGGCGGCGCGCGCTTCGTCGCGCGGCCGGCGCAAGTCGAACTGGAGGCAAACTGATGTCGTATCAATCCGCGAGCGCCGCTCGTCATCTGGATGCGCACGATCATCCGCCGTCGCATTCGGTGTTCGGCTTCTGGCTGTACCTGATGACCGACTGCGTGATCTTCGCCGCGCTGTTCGCCGTGTTCGCGGTGATGGCGCACCAGTTCGCGGGCGGCCCGACCGCCGTCGACCTGTTCGACATCCCGGGCGTCGCGCTCGAGACCGCGCTGCTGCTCACGAGCAGCATCACGTACGGCTTCGCGATGATCGGCGCGCAGCGCGGCCGCCGCGGCGCGCTGCTCGGCTGGCTCGCGGTGACGTTCGCGCTCGGCGCGGCGTTCCTCGGCCTCGAGCTGCGCGAGTTCTCGCACCTGATCGCCGAAGGCGCGGGGCCGCAGCGCAGC
Encoded here:
- the cyoA gene encoding ubiquinol oxidase subunit II; protein product: MNRKALRSLSWFGAIGALASLSGCGLDVLDPKGAIGAAEKALIATSTWAMLIVVVPVILLTLLFAWRYRASNRNATYSPKWAHSTAIEIVIWTVPSLIILFLGILTWKTTHELDPYRPIQSSVKPIDVEVVALDWKWLFVYPDLGIASVNQLAVPVGTPINFRITSDSVMNSFFIPQLGTQVYAMAGMQTRLHLIADEPGDFAGISANYSGRGFSDMKFRTLATSRDAFDAWVAKVRASADRLDMSAYGQLAQPSEKQPVRYYSTIDPRLFHNIIAKYNNGHVLDLTDAACRTKG
- the cyoB gene encoding cytochrome o ubiquinol oxidase subunit I, coding for MFGKLTLSAIPFDQPIVMGAAVFMALVALSVVGTLTYTKRWKWLWSEWLTTVDHKKLGVMYIIVALIMLLRGFADAVMMRLQLALAYNGPGYLPPHHYDQIFTAHGVIMIFFMAMAFMIGLMNIIVPLQIGARDVAFPFINSLSFWMTAVSAILINISLVVGEFAQTGWLAYPPLSELQFSPGVGVDYYLWALQISGVGTLLTGVNFFVTILRMRAPGMTLMKMPVFTWTALCTNVLIMASFPILTVTLALLGLDRYLGMHFFTNDAGGNAMLYLNLIWAWGHPEVYILILPAFGIFSEVVATYAKKPLFGYKTMVYASCAIMVLSFLVWLHHFFTMGSGANVNAFFGIMTMVIAIPTGVKVFNWLFTIYRGRLEFSTPVLWTIGFMVTFTLGGMTGVMMAIPGADFVLHNSLFLIAHFHNVIIGGVLFGYLAGFNYWFPKVFGFKLNEKLGRAAFWFWQVGFYVAFVPLYVLGFMGMTRRLNHYDNPAWHPWLIVAACGAALIAIGIACQLLQLVVSLRDRKQPENRDFTGDPWGGRTLEWATSSPPPAYNFATIPRVHALDEFAYRKERGLGIGKQAEYRDIHMPSNTSAGLFVGVFSLVLGFAAVWHIWWLAIAALVGIVATVIAHSASDNDGYYIPAEAVRKIEEKRGGARFVARPAQVELEAN
- the cyoC gene encoding cytochrome o ubiquinol oxidase subunit III, coding for MSYQSASAARHLDAHDHPPSHSVFGFWLYLMTDCVIFAALFAVFAVMAHQFAGGPTAVDLFDIPGVALETALLLTSSITYGFAMIGAQRGRRGALLGWLAVTFALGAAFLGLELREFSHLIAEGAGPQRSAFLSSFFTLVGTHGLHVAIGLLWMAVLAFQAMRRPALTERDIRRLTCLSLFWHFLDIVWICVFSFVYLASVI